In the Chlorobium limicola DSM 245 genome, one interval contains:
- the dnaX gene encoding DNA polymerase III subunit gamma/tau has protein sequence MSYQVIARKYRPATFADITAQEHITRTIQNSLRMGRLGHGYIFSGLRGVGKTTAARVFAKAVNCQRIIDDPEYLRMVTEPCGECESCRDFDAGTSLNIAEFDAASNNSVDDIRMLRENVRYGPQKGRYRVYIIDEVHMLSIAAFNAFLKTLEEPPAHAIFIFATTELHKIPATIASRCQRFNFKRIPLQDIQKQLQTICDAEEISVEPDALQLVGRKAQGSMRDAQSILDQVIAFSFDRESDGAISYTKVAELLNYIDDDHFFAVTDAVLDSNPANMIDTAQFIIQNGYDEQDFLEKLIEHLRNLLMVQNLRSTRLVERPDAVRERYLQDASRFSPETVMQMIDLLLHTSKELKFQFEYRFRFELALLKLIDIATVKVVTAPAHEPASGQQKKKPVLNR, from the coding sequence ATGAGTTATCAGGTTATTGCACGGAAATATCGGCCGGCGACATTTGCCGATATCACTGCGCAGGAACATATCACCCGAACGATCCAGAACTCGCTTCGCATGGGCAGGCTTGGTCACGGATATATTTTTTCAGGTCTTCGCGGAGTAGGTAAAACGACAGCGGCACGGGTATTTGCCAAAGCGGTCAACTGTCAGAGAATCATCGATGATCCGGAATACCTCCGGATGGTAACCGAGCCTTGCGGGGAGTGCGAGAGCTGCAGGGACTTCGACGCGGGAACCAGTCTGAACATTGCCGAATTCGATGCCGCGTCGAACAACAGCGTTGACGATATCCGCATGCTTCGTGAAAATGTCCGTTACGGCCCTCAGAAAGGGCGTTACCGGGTTTACATCATCGATGAGGTGCACATGCTTTCGATAGCTGCATTCAACGCGTTTCTGAAAACGCTTGAAGAACCTCCCGCTCATGCGATTTTCATCTTCGCTACTACCGAGCTGCACAAGATTCCAGCCACAATCGCTTCCCGCTGTCAGCGTTTTAACTTCAAACGTATTCCCCTGCAGGATATTCAGAAACAGCTGCAGACAATCTGCGATGCCGAAGAAATTTCCGTCGAACCGGATGCGCTTCAGCTTGTAGGACGTAAAGCACAGGGCTCCATGCGTGATGCCCAGAGCATTCTCGATCAGGTCATCGCTTTTTCCTTTGACCGGGAGAGTGACGGAGCCATAAGCTATACCAAGGTAGCCGAGCTGTTAAACTATATCGATGACGATCATTTCTTTGCCGTAACGGATGCGGTTCTTGACAGCAATCCGGCGAATATGATCGATACCGCTCAGTTTATCATTCAGAACGGTTATGATGAACAGGATTTTCTTGAGAAGCTCATCGAACATCTCAGAAATCTGCTCATGGTACAGAACCTCCGCTCAACAAGGCTTGTTGAGCGGCCGGATGCAGTCAGAGAGAGGTATCTGCAGGATGCTTCAAGATTTTCCCCTGAAACGGTCATGCAGATGATAGATCTTTTGCTGCATACATCGAAAGAGTTGAAATTTCAGTTCGAGTACCGGTTTCGTTTTGAACTCGCCCTGCTCAAGCTCATCGATATCGCTACGGTAAAGGTAGTGACTGCTCCAGCGCATGAACCCGCATCCGGCCAGCAAAAAAAAAAGCCCGTACTGAACCGGTAA
- a CDS encoding YihY family inner membrane protein: protein MTLQPVDVTWRFAGLQEYFRKLMPFFLKNLRHDKIFLSAGSLAFQTLLSIVPFLAVTLSVLRIFSFFASLNRYLEEFIFQNFIPSAGEDLRIHFEAFIGKTSTVPLIGGLLLFIIALSLISTIDRTLNDIWKVRAPRKPIQAFTLYWTVLTLGPVLIGSSLGASSYVWYTVFTEGPLLELKIRLISFLPFVNSLLSFLLLYMLVPNRRVKLPHAFSGAVAAALLFELSKKWFVFYVSRFATFEHIYGAISAVPLLFFWIYIGWLVVLTGAELVFSIGNVLSSSVEPVPKRLLPGLTQLFSVLGTIWRAQQDGSPVHIGTRVVRGALSATAADRIVDLLLQKGVVHETSGGELVVSADLYQMTLFDLYGLIPWELAVHEDLEGYDDDGSETFASLEKDVTVCLKETMAVPVALLLQDSTNQCI from the coding sequence ATGACATTACAGCCAGTTGACGTTACTTGGCGTTTTGCGGGACTTCAGGAATATTTTCGCAAGCTGATGCCGTTTTTTTTAAAAAACCTTCGGCATGACAAGATTTTTCTGAGCGCAGGCTCCCTTGCGTTTCAGACGCTTCTTTCAATCGTGCCATTTCTGGCAGTAACCCTCTCAGTGCTCAGGATTTTTTCGTTTTTTGCCAGTCTGAACCGTTATCTCGAAGAGTTTATTTTCCAGAACTTCATTCCCTCAGCCGGAGAAGATCTCAGAATCCATTTTGAAGCGTTTATCGGTAAAACCTCCACGGTTCCGCTTATCGGAGGTCTGCTGCTCTTTATCATAGCGCTCTCGCTTATTTCCACGATAGATCGTACGCTCAACGATATATGGAAAGTTCGCGCCCCCAGAAAGCCTATCCAGGCATTCACGCTTTACTGGACGGTGCTTACGCTCGGTCCCGTACTGATAGGCAGCAGCCTGGGTGCAAGTTCCTATGTATGGTATACCGTTTTTACCGAAGGACCGTTGCTTGAACTGAAAATACGACTGATCTCCTTTCTCCCTTTTGTGAACTCGCTGCTCTCTTTTCTGCTGCTCTATATGCTGGTACCGAACCGGCGGGTCAAATTACCGCATGCTTTTTCAGGGGCTGTGGCCGCCGCACTTCTTTTTGAGCTTTCTAAAAAATGGTTTGTGTTTTATGTCAGCCGCTTTGCTACATTTGAGCATATCTACGGGGCCATCTCAGCCGTTCCGCTGCTTTTTTTCTGGATTTATATCGGATGGCTTGTCGTGCTGACCGGAGCCGAACTTGTATTCAGCATAGGAAACGTGCTTTCTTCATCGGTGGAGCCTGTTCCTAAACGCCTGCTTCCCGGACTGACGCAACTGTTTTCAGTGCTTGGCACGATCTGGCGCGCACAGCAGGACGGGTCGCCGGTTCACATCGGAACCAGGGTTGTGAGGGGAGCCTTGTCTGCGACAGCAGCGGACAGAATCGTTGATCTGCTGTTGCAGAAAGGGGTGGTGCACGAGACATCGGGAGGTGAGCTTGTCGTCAGTGCGGATCTATACCAAATGACCTTGTTCGATCTCTATGGCCTCATACCCTGGGAGCTTGCGGTACATGAAGATCTTGAAGGATATGATGATGACGGTTCGGAGACGTTCGCTTCATTGGAAAAAGATGTGACGGTATGCCTTAAGGAAACGATGGCTGTTCCCGTTGCCTTACTTTTACAGGATTCAACTAATCAGTGCATATGA
- a CDS encoding MFS transporter — MTQKLKVFSWLLFDFANTAFSVMMVTFAFPLYFKNVICGGAPSGDAMWGISVSVSMLFVAVISPVLGAASDYSGRRKRYLFFFTLLSVVATALLGFSAPGMAIAAALLFILANMGFEGGLVFYDAYLKEIASDKSIGRVSGYGFAMGYLGSLTILLLMMPLLSGGIVPQNASSIRTAFMVTALFFAIFSLPLFVVLRDEKKRDVRALSMGLIVRSIKEVKHTVGHIMHYPDLARFLLAYFFYNDAILTIIAFSSIYAQNTLAFTTRELIIFFMLVQTTAIVGSVVFGFITDWIGPKRTIVFTLMIWFGVVLAAVFADSKVLFFATGMLAGMAMGSSQAASRSMMAKLTPREHVAEFFGFYDGTFGKASAIVGPLVFGMVSAQADSQKAALSSLLVFFVIGLVLMLRVRSQGMTVSDQHSITGATRL, encoded by the coding sequence GTGACGCAGAAGCTCAAAGTGTTTTCATGGCTGCTGTTTGATTTTGCCAATACGGCATTCAGTGTCATGATGGTGACCTTTGCTTTTCCTCTTTATTTCAAGAATGTGATCTGTGGCGGGGCTCCCTCAGGCGATGCAATGTGGGGGATAAGTGTCAGCGTCTCGATGTTGTTTGTCGCGGTGATCTCTCCGGTACTCGGTGCCGCTTCGGATTATTCCGGCAGGCGCAAACGGTACCTTTTTTTCTTTACCCTGCTTTCTGTAGTTGCAACGGCGTTGCTCGGCTTTTCGGCACCGGGTATGGCTATTGCCGCGGCTCTGCTTTTTATACTCGCAAACATGGGATTTGAGGGAGGGCTGGTTTTTTATGATGCATATCTCAAGGAGATAGCTTCGGATAAAAGTATCGGCAGGGTATCCGGTTACGGTTTTGCGATGGGATATCTTGGCTCGCTCACCATTCTGCTGCTTATGATGCCCCTGCTCAGTGGCGGTATTGTGCCGCAAAACGCGTCCAGTATCCGTACTGCTTTTATGGTGACAGCGTTATTTTTTGCGATATTTTCACTTCCCCTTTTTGTTGTGCTTCGTGATGAAAAGAAGCGCGATGTCCGCGCTCTTTCCATGGGATTGATCGTACGTTCCATAAAAGAGGTGAAGCATACGGTTGGCCACATCATGCATTATCCTGATCTTGCCCGCTTTCTTCTCGCCTATTTTTTCTATAACGACGCCATTCTCACCATTATCGCGTTTTCATCGATTTATGCCCAGAATACGCTTGCATTCACAACCAGGGAACTGATAATCTTTTTTATGCTGGTGCAGACTACAGCTATTGTCGGGTCGGTTGTATTCGGGTTTATTACCGATTGGATAGGTCCGAAAAGAACCATTGTCTTTACCCTCATGATCTGGTTTGGCGTGGTTCTCGCTGCGGTATTTGCCGACAGCAAAGTGCTGTTTTTCGCAACCGGCATGCTGGCCGGTATGGCTATGGGGTCTTCGCAGGCAGCTTCCCGATCAATGATGGCAAAACTGACTCCCCGTGAACATGTTGCCGAGTTTTTCGGTTTTTATGACGGGACCTTCGGAAAGGCTTCGGCGATAGTCGGCCCTCTTGTATTCGGTATGGTTTCGGCGCAGGCAGACAGTCAGAAAGCAGCGCTCTCTTCACTGCTTGTTTTCTTTGTGATCGGTCTTGTTCTGATGCTGCGGGTCAGGTCGCAGGGTATGACGGTGAGTGACCAGCACTCCATAACGGGGGCAACGCGTTTATAG